GACCGCCCCGGCCGCGACTCGACCGCGAGGGCGGCGGCGGCCCAGCCCGCGCACACCAGGAAGGCTGGTCCCGGATGGCAGGCAAACAGGCCCGGCGGATCGCGAAGTTCATCGAGCCGCTGCGGGTGGAACCCGGCTCCCGGGTGGACCTCGGCGACTTCGACCCCCGCTACAAGGCCGGGATGAAGAAACGGGAAGGCGTCCGGCTGCTGGAGAGCGGCGTCTCGCTGCTGGCCGAGTACCAGGCCCGGCTGGCCGCCCAGGACACCTACGGCGTCCTGTTCTGCCTGCAGGCGATGGACGCCGGAGGCAAGGACGGCACCATCCGGCACGTCATGAGCGGGGTGAATCCGCAGGGGGTGCACGTCAGCAGCTTCAAGGTGCCCTCCACCGAGGAGCTCGACCACGACTACCTCTGGCGGTACGCGCGCAGGCTCCCCGCCCGCGGGGACATCGCGATCTTCAACCGCTCCCACTACGAGGAGGTCCTCGTGGTGCGGGTCCACCCGGAGGTGCTGGACCGCCAGCGGATCCCGGACGCCGCCCACGGGTCCTCCCTCTGGGACCGCCGCTACCGGGAGATCAACGACTGGGAGCGCCACCTCACCGACAACGGCTTCAAGGTGGTGAAGGTCTTCCTGAACCTCTCCAAGGAGGAGCAGCGCACCCGGTTCCTGAAGCGGATCGACCTCCCGGAGAAGAACTGGAAGTTCTCCGGCGCCGACGTCCGTGAGCGCAAGTACTGGGACGACTACCAGGAGGCCTTCTCCGAGATGCTCTCGGCCACCAGCACCCCGTGGGCGCCCTGGTACGTGGTGCCGGCGGACCGCAAGTGGTTCGCGCGGATCTGCGCCGCGGCCGTCCTCGCCCACACCCTGATCGAGATCGACCCCCGGTACCCGGTCGTCGACGAGGAGGCCCACCGGGATCTGCTCGCCGCCAAGCGCCGGTTGAAGAAGGAAGCCCCCAAGGGCGCGCCCGCCGACCCGTACGCGGCCCGGCACGACCTGCCCGGCTGACGGCGGGGGCGACCGGCGGGCGGTGCACGGCGGGCGATGGACAACGGGCGAACACGGGCGGGGCGGCCCGGGCGGCAGCAGGGAAACCTGGGGAACGGAGACGGCGGAGATGGCAGTCGAAGCAGGCCCGACCGGGCCGCAGCCGGCCGAGCGGCCGGACTGGTACGCACGCTCCCCCGAGGAGGTCGCGCGCCTGCTGGGGGTCGACCCGGAGGCCGGCCTCACGGACACCCGGGTGGCCGAACTGCGGGCGGCCCACGGCCCCAACGCCCTGCCCGAGGAGCGGCCCCGGCCGGCCCTGCTGCGCTTCCTGGACCAGTACCGAAGCTACATGCAGATCATCCTGGTGGCGGCGGCCGTGGTCTCGTTCGCGATCGCGCAGTGGAGCACCGCGATCCTGCTGGTCGCGCTGACGCTGCTGAACGCGGTGGTGGGGCTGCGGCAGGAGGGCAAGGCCGCCAGCGCGATGAACGCGCTGAAGTCGATGATGAAGAACACCGCCCGGATCCGCCGCGACGGCGCGGAGTCGCAGATCCCGGCCGAGGAGCTGGTACCGGGCGACGTCGTGCTCGTCACGGCCGGGGACCAGGTGCCGGCCGACGGGCGGATCGTCCGGGCCAGCGCCCTGCAGATCGACGAGTCCGCGCTCACCGGCGAGAGCACCCCCGCCGCCAAGGACACCGCCGTACCGCCGGGCACGAAGCTCGGGCCGGGCGACCAGAGCGACATGGCGTTCATGAACACCCCGGTCACCCACGGCAGCGGGGTGCTGATCGTCACCGGCACCGGCGCGGACACCGAACTCGGCCGGATCTCCGGCATGCTGTCCGCCACCGCGAAGGAGGAGTCGCCGCTCACCCGGGAGCTGAACAACCTGACCCTGTGGATCGCGGGCGCGGCCGGCCTGACGATGATCGTGATGTTCGCGCTGGGCCGCAGCCGCGGCCAGGCCTGGGACACCCTGTTCATCGCCGCGGTCTCGCTGGCCATCGCGGCGATCCCGGAGGCGCTGCCGACCGTGACCCAGGTGATCCTCTCGGTGGGCAGCCTCAACCTGGCCGAGCGCAACGCGATCGTCAAGGAGCTGCCGTCGGTGGAGACGCTGGGCTTCACCTCGGCGATCAACTCCGACAAGACCGGCACCCTGACGATGAACCAGGTGACGGT
The sequence above is a segment of the Kitasatospora sp. NBC_00240 genome. Coding sequences within it:
- a CDS encoding polyphosphate kinase 2 family protein, encoding MAGKQARRIAKFIEPLRVEPGSRVDLGDFDPRYKAGMKKREGVRLLESGVSLLAEYQARLAAQDTYGVLFCLQAMDAGGKDGTIRHVMSGVNPQGVHVSSFKVPSTEELDHDYLWRYARRLPARGDIAIFNRSHYEEVLVVRVHPEVLDRQRIPDAAHGSSLWDRRYREINDWERHLTDNGFKVVKVFLNLSKEEQRTRFLKRIDLPEKNWKFSGADVRERKYWDDYQEAFSEMLSATSTPWAPWYVVPADRKWFARICAAAVLAHTLIEIDPRYPVVDEEAHRDLLAAKRRLKKEAPKGAPADPYAARHDLPG